One Erythrobacter sp. SDW2 genomic region harbors:
- a CDS encoding DNA repair protein RecO gives MNLRAPAILVAARPHGETAVIARLLTEEFGLVAGYVAGGRGRVLRPVVIPGNLVELELRAKSDSQLPFARLELVESRGPWLGEPLPAAAIQWATALTASALPERNPYPSLFSALEALLRAVCQAPSARGWAPAMLAYEALLLRELGYGGAKPEAGELPEVLSAMEKLADPLQRYLLADRRGDTLAARTLLLERLRKMV, from the coding sequence ATGAACCTGCGCGCGCCTGCCATCCTTGTCGCGGCGCGTCCGCATGGCGAAACGGCGGTCATTGCCCGTCTTCTGACCGAGGAATTCGGGCTGGTTGCCGGCTATGTCGCCGGCGGGCGGGGGCGTGTGCTGCGGCCTGTCGTGATCCCCGGCAACCTCGTCGAGCTGGAATTGCGCGCCAAGTCCGACAGCCAGTTGCCATTCGCCAGGCTGGAACTGGTCGAGAGCCGCGGGCCGTGGCTGGGCGAGCCGCTGCCCGCCGCGGCGATCCAGTGGGCCACCGCGCTGACCGCCAGCGCGTTGCCCGAACGCAATCCCTATCCCAGTCTTTTCAGCGCTCTGGAAGCGCTTCTTCGCGCGGTGTGCCAGGCCCCCTCGGCGCGCGGCTGGGCCCCGGCGATGCTGGCTTACGAGGCGCTGCTGCTGCGCGAACTGGGCTATGGCGGGGCCAAGCCCGAGGCAGGCGAGTTACCCGAGGTTTTGTCGGCCATGGAAAAACTGGCTGACCCGCTGCAGCGCTATTTGCTAGCCGACCGGCGCGGCGACACGCTCGCGGCGCGGACGCTGCTGCTCGAGCGCTTGCGCAAGATGGTCTGA
- the leuB gene encoding 3-isopropylmalate dehydrogenase yields MKIAVFPGDGIGPEVTAQAVRVLEGLGLPGLVLFEGDVGAGAYRRHGHPLPQETLTIAREADAILFGAVGDPACDHLERALRPEQAVLGLRAELGLFANLRPATLFPGLEEHSALRPEVARQIDLLIVRELNGDVYFGDKGQRTTASGEREGWDMMSYTESEVRRIAHTAFRAAQGRKGKLTSVDKANVLETSQLWRDVVIEVAADYPDVALDHLYVDNAAMQLVRAPGQFDVIVTGNLFGDILSDQASMCVGSIGLLPSASLGERQTAYGTFGLYEPIHGSAPDIAGQGKANPLAAILSAAMMLRHSFALEAAAARIETAVGATVRDAIFGADLGGTATTQEVGDAVLARL; encoded by the coding sequence ATGAAAATAGCGGTTTTTCCCGGCGACGGCATCGGCCCCGAAGTGACCGCACAAGCGGTCCGCGTGCTCGAGGGGCTGGGCCTGCCGGGGCTGGTGCTGTTCGAAGGCGATGTCGGGGCGGGCGCGTATCGCCGCCACGGCCACCCGTTGCCGCAGGAAACCCTGACCATCGCGCGCGAGGCGGATGCGATCCTGTTCGGCGCGGTCGGCGATCCCGCATGCGACCATCTCGAACGCGCGCTGCGTCCCGAGCAGGCGGTGCTGGGCCTGCGGGCCGAGCTCGGGCTGTTCGCCAATCTGCGGCCCGCAACGCTGTTTCCCGGTCTGGAGGAACATTCCGCGCTCCGCCCCGAAGTCGCTCGCCAGATCGACCTCTTGATCGTGCGCGAGCTCAACGGCGATGTCTATTTCGGCGACAAGGGCCAGCGCACCACCGCCAGCGGGGAGCGCGAGGGGTGGGACATGATGTCCTATACCGAGTCCGAAGTGCGCCGCATCGCCCACACCGCTTTCCGCGCGGCGCAGGGCCGCAAGGGCAAGCTGACCAGCGTCGACAAGGCCAATGTGCTGGAAACCAGCCAGCTGTGGCGCGACGTGGTGATCGAGGTCGCGGCGGACTATCCCGACGTCGCGCTCGACCATCTCTATGTCGACAATGCCGCGATGCAGCTGGTGCGCGCGCCGGGGCAGTTCGACGTCATCGTCACTGGCAATTTGTTCGGTGATATCCTGTCCGACCAGGCCAGCATGTGCGTCGGCTCGATCGGTTTGCTGCCGAGTGCTTCGCTGGGCGAGCGGCAGACCGCATACGGCACTTTCGGCCTCTACGAGCCGATCCACGGCAGCGCGCCGGATATCGCCGGGCAGGGCAAGGCCAACCCGCTGGCGGCGATCCTCTCTGCCGCCATGATGCTGCGCCACAGCTTTGCGCTGGAAGCGGCGGCGGCGCGCATCGAGACGGCTGTCGGCGCAACCGTGCGCGACGCGATATTTGGCGCTGATCTCGGCGGGACCGCGACGACGCAGGAAGTGGGTGACGCGGTGCTTGCCCGCCTCTAA
- a CDS encoding glycosyltransferase family 2 protein, which produces MLDLAIILPTLDERDNIAPLVARLDAALAGLAWEAIFVDDNSADGTADVARELARTDPRIRVIQRIGRRGLASAVIEGACATAAPVVAVMDADHQHDPALLPHMLGKLRDGEAELVIASRFAEGGSAAGLADARREQGSQLANRLARKLTGVELSDPMSGYFMLEAARVRALAPRLAGIGFKILLDILAASPAPLKVAEVPLQFAERRAGESKLDRAVAFEFMVGLYERYLGQLVPTRFAMFATVGGLGVGVHFGVLSVLFLAFGSGFALAQAAATFAAMTFNFWLNNWLTYRDQRLKGAGQVLAGWAGFCLTCSIGAIANVALATWLKSAGVFWALAALAGIVIGAVWNYALSSRFVWGRY; this is translated from the coding sequence ATGCTCGATCTTGCCATCATCCTGCCGACCCTCGACGAGCGTGACAATATCGCGCCGCTGGTGGCCCGTCTCGACGCTGCGCTGGCCGGCCTCGCCTGGGAAGCGATCTTCGTCGACGACAACAGCGCCGACGGCACCGCCGATGTCGCGCGCGAGCTGGCACGCACCGACCCGCGTATCCGCGTGATCCAGCGGATCGGGCGGCGCGGTCTCGCCAGCGCCGTGATCGAGGGGGCCTGCGCGACCGCTGCGCCCGTGGTCGCAGTGATGGATGCCGACCACCAGCATGATCCGGCGCTGCTGCCGCACATGCTTGGCAAGCTGCGCGATGGGGAGGCCGAGCTGGTCATCGCCAGCCGCTTTGCCGAAGGGGGCAGCGCGGCCGGGCTCGCCGATGCCAGGCGCGAGCAGGGCTCGCAGCTCGCCAACCGGCTGGCCCGCAAGCTGACCGGGGTCGAGCTGAGCGACCCGATGAGCGGCTATTTCATGCTCGAAGCGGCTCGGGTCCGTGCGCTCGCGCCGCGCCTTGCCGGGATCGGCTTCAAGATCCTGCTCGATATCCTCGCCGCCTCGCCCGCACCGCTGAAGGTGGCCGAGGTGCCGCTGCAGTTCGCCGAGCGTCGCGCTGGCGAGAGCAAGCTCGACCGGGCCGTGGCGTTCGAATTCATGGTCGGGCTCTACGAGCGCTATCTCGGCCAGCTGGTCCCGACCCGGTTTGCCATGTTCGCCACTGTCGGCGGTCTGGGCGTGGGGGTGCATTTCGGTGTCTTGAGCGTTCTCTTCCTCGCATTCGGCAGCGGTTTTGCGCTGGCGCAGGCTGCGGCGACCTTTGCCGCCATGACGTTCAACTTCTGGCTCAACAACTGGCTGACCTATCGCGACCAGCGGCTGAAGGGCGCGGGGCAAGTCCTGGCGGGCTGGGCCGGCTTCTGCCTGACCTGTTCGATCGGCGCGATCGCCAATGTCGCGCTGGCGACCTGGCTCAAGAGTGCGGGCGTGTTCTGGGCGCTGGCAGCGCTGGCCGGGATCGTGATCGGTGCGGTGTGGAATTACGCGCTGTCGAGCAGGTTCGTCTGGGGGCGCTACTGA
- a CDS encoding phospholipid carrier-dependent glycosyltransferase, with product MQPPPDRSADPKLAVLALCWLFLALCLFHIQIPSKPFFDEVHYLPAARALLDGSEWLNAEHPPLGKIILAAGIALFGDNPFGWRIFPAIFATLALYAFTRALWEASRSRFATLAYCWLLGTGFFLIIHGRIAMLDIFMVAFVALSLWQCARAVRAPEEGRLRLFLAGLALGAALATKWNAIPLAPLPGLAFLAARLGAGRRRLLLSRRGAPVPGVSLLEAAFWLGVLPLAVYALSFAPSLLVEKTPFGERGLVGIQQMMLEMQESVKQPHHYQSNWWQWVLNLRGIWYLYEEVDGAYRGVLLIGNPFTMLAGLPALLWCGWVAATQRRHDALAVVLLFAASFGFWIVAAKPIQFYYHYFLPSCFLLAALALALDALRQRGWGMVSYAALAASAGFFVFFFPVLTAMKLTASGSFITWTWIDGWL from the coding sequence ATGCAGCCGCCGCCCGACCGATCCGCCGATCCCAAGCTCGCGGTGCTGGCGCTGTGCTGGCTGTTCCTGGCTCTGTGCCTTTTCCACATCCAGATCCCGTCGAAGCCCTTCTTCGACGAGGTGCATTACCTCCCCGCCGCGCGGGCACTGCTCGACGGCAGCGAGTGGCTCAATGCCGAGCATCCGCCGCTTGGCAAGATCATCCTTGCGGCCGGGATCGCGCTGTTCGGCGACAATCCGTTCGGCTGGCGGATCTTCCCGGCGATCTTTGCCACGCTCGCACTCTATGCCTTTACGCGGGCATTGTGGGAGGCGAGCCGGAGCCGCTTTGCCACGCTTGCCTATTGCTGGCTGCTGGGCACGGGCTTCTTCCTCATCATCCATGGCCGCATCGCCATGCTCGATATCTTCATGGTTGCCTTTGTCGCGCTGTCGCTGTGGCAATGTGCCCGCGCGGTTCGCGCGCCGGAGGAAGGCCGCCTGCGGCTGTTCCTCGCCGGGCTGGCGCTGGGCGCAGCGCTGGCGACCAAGTGGAACGCGATCCCGCTCGCCCCGCTGCCGGGTCTGGCCTTCCTCGCCGCCCGGCTCGGCGCCGGTCGCCGCCGCTTGCTGCTGAGCCGCCGTGGGGCACCCGTGCCGGGAGTCTCACTGCTTGAGGCGGCGTTTTGGCTCGGCGTATTGCCGTTGGCGGTTTACGCGCTCAGCTTCGCGCCCTCGCTGCTGGTTGAGAAGACCCCCTTCGGCGAGCGCGGATTGGTCGGCATCCAGCAGATGATGCTGGAGATGCAGGAAAGCGTGAAGCAGCCGCATCATTACCAGAGCAACTGGTGGCAGTGGGTCCTCAACCTGCGCGGCATCTGGTATCTCTACGAGGAGGTCGACGGTGCCTACCGGGGCGTACTGCTGATCGGCAATCCCTTCACCATGCTCGCGGGATTGCCGGCGCTGCTGTGGTGCGGCTGGGTCGCGGCGACGCAGCGGCGGCATGACGCGCTGGCGGTGGTGCTGCTGTTCGCCGCGAGCTTCGGCTTCTGGATCGTGGCGGCCAAGCCGATCCAGTTCTATTACCATTATTTCCTGCCGAGCTGCTTCCTGCTGGCGGCGCTGGCATTGGCACTCGACGCGCTGCGACAGCGCGGCTGGGGCATGGTCAGCTATGCCGCACTGGCGGCAAGCGCCGGCTTCTTCGTGTTCTTCTTCCCGGTGCTGACCGCGATGAAGTTGACCGCCTCGGGCAGTTTCATCACCTGGACCTGGATCGACGGCTGGCTCTAG